ATCAGATCAAACACCGAAACGAAAATAATTTGGAAATGAATGACGATTTTATGACTAGATTATTTGGAAAGGGCATAAGATAATGAAAATCGGAACTAATATAAAAGAAAAAAAAGTTTACAAATCTGCCAGTTCTTATAATTTTATTAATTTTTCTTCTAAAAACAGCAAAATCTCTTCTAAAAACAGCAAAATAAGTGACAACGACAAAACAAAAAATGTTCCAAAAATAGTTAACGCTTTTCAAAACTCAAAAAACTTGCCCAAAAAGGAGCAAGGTCAAAGTCAAATAAAAACAGATTTAACAGCTAAAAGCGAATCTAAAAAAGCGTTAAATTTAAAAAAAACATTTCTTAGAGAAAGAAGGAAAAATTCTTATGAGCAAATTGAAAATTTTTTTAATGTTATTAAAGCTTCAAAACATCAGTCTGATTTTTTAAAAAATTTAGAGCAATTTAGAGCAAAAACTTTAGTTCAATTGGCACAAAATATCAATCCAAATAGAGTTGAAAGAAAAACTAAGGAGCCGGTAAAAAATAAATTAGAATCACTAAAAAAACTTGAAAAAACGGTGTCAGGAAGAGAAAAGGTTAAAAAAACAAGCAAAAAACAAAAAAATACTTTAAAAAATTCTCTAATTTCAGGAATAAAAAATAAAAAACAACCCGAAAAAATATCCGCGAGTAAAGAAGTTTTATCTACAAAGCAAAAAATTAACCCATCTGCACAACCAGCTCAATTTAGGCCAGAATATGCATTTATTATGCAAAAATTAGAACAAAAATTGCAAGAAAAACGAGGAAATATAGACAAAACCACCACAAAATTGTATAAAGATAATATTTTTTTAACACATGACGAAATTTATAAACACATTGAAGAGTGGAATCTTTCAATTGATGACGATAAACTTGATGAATTCTTTCAAATTTTAATTGAAAAAAAAATAATTTCTGATCAGGTAGATAAAGAAGATCTTGAAAACGTAACAGCTGCAGATTTTGCACAGCAAATCGAAAAAAGGCAATTAAATCAAAAAGAACAAACGATGAAAACTATGAAAAAAGGTAAAAAGTTTCAACAAGAAAAAGATGTAATTGAATTTGTGGGACAAAATTTTGGTTTTATAGAAGAACAAAACCAGGAGGATCCAGATGAAGATTTTGGTCAGGCAGTGGATGAATCTCTAAAAATTCAAGATATTGGTGACCTTGATTATATAACAGAAGATAATCCTAATCAATTTAAAAAACCAAAAATTTACAGCGATGATGTTTATCGAAATAAGCTTACCGATACAAATGATATGATAAAATGATATATGCGATGAATCGGGAAATATGGCAAACTTTTAAGGCCTGAAGAAGAAAAAGCTCTTGCAAAAAAAATGCAAATCCAAGGTAGGATTGGTAAAAAAGCACGGGAAACACTGATAAAACGAAATTTACGTTTGGTTGTTAACAGCGCAAAACGTTACAAAAATCGCGGGCTTGGGTTTATTGATTTAATTTCTGAAGGAAATCTCGGAATTATTAAGGCTGTTTCAAAGTATGATTATACAAAAGGTTTTAAATTTTCAACTTATGCAACCTGGTGAATTCGCCAGGCAATCACAAGAGCAGTCGCAGATCAGGCTAGGTTAATCAGAATCCCTGTTCATATGGTCGAGACAATCAATAAAATTAATAAGGTTGAGCGAGAATTACAGCAAGAAAAAGGGATAAATCCAAGTCCAGAGGAAATTTCTGCGCGTCTAGGGGGTGAATTTGGGCCTGATAAAGTGCGGTATATTAAAAAAATCAATGTTGATCCGATTTCGCTTGACAAGGCAATCGGAAAAGAAGAAGAGGGCTCTTTTTCTGATTTTATTAAAGACGAAAATGCAATTTCGCCTGCAGATTATGCAATCCGGGAGGAAAAAGCAAAAGTTTTACTAGAATTAATTGAAACAACACTTGATTTTGATGAGAAAGATTTCATCAAACGACGTTATGGAGTTGGTCTAGATGAAAATGGAGTGCCTTATCATGTTCATAGTTTTGATGAACTCGCGATAATGCGTAGAGTCACAAAAGAACGAGTGCGTCAAATTGAAGCAAAAATTTTGAAAAAATTAAGAACACCGCGTCGACGTTGATCGCTTCGTGAATTTAACTAAAAAATGCAAACAAAAATAATAGGTGATTTTCTACTTGAAAAGTTTCCTTTAAAAAACTGTGAAAATTGGGATAATTGCGGCTGAAATTTTCTGTTTTCTACCCAATTTACAAGCGCAGTTATTTGCCTTGATTTGACAAAGGAAGTT
The sequence above is a segment of the Mesomycoplasma flocculare ATCC 27399 genome. Coding sequences within it:
- a CDS encoding RNA polymerase sigma factor, giving the protein MKIGTNIKEKKVYKSASSYNFINFSSKNSKISSKNSKISDNDKTKNVPKIVNAFQNSKNLPKKEQGQSQIKTDLTAKSESKKALNLKKTFLRERRKNSYEQIENFFNVIKASKHQSDFLKNLEQFRAKTLVQLAQNINPNRVERKTKEPVKNKLESLKKLEKTVSGREKVKKTSKKQKNTLKNSLISGIKNKKQPEKISASKEVLSTKQKINPSAQPAQFRPEYAFIMQKLEQKLQEKRGNIDKTTTKLYKDNIFLTHDEIYKHIEEWNLSIDDDKLDEFFQILIEKKIISDQVDKEDLENVTAADFAQQIEKRQLNQKEQTMKTMKKGKKFQQEKDVIEFVGQNFGFIEEQNQEDPDEDFGQAVDESLKIQDIGDLDYITEDNPNQFKKPKIYSDDVYRNKLTDTNDMIKWYMRWIGKYGKLLRPEEEKALAKKMQIQGRIGKKARETLIKRNLRLVVNSAKRYKNRGLGFIDLISEGNLGIIKAVSKYDYTKGFKFSTYATWWIRQAITRAVADQARLIRIPVHMVETINKINKVERELQQEKGINPSPEEISARLGGEFGPDKVRYIKKINVDPISLDKAIGKEEEGSFSDFIKDENAISPADYAIREEKAKVLLELIETTLDFDEKDFIKRRYGVGLDENGVPYHVHSFDELAIMRRVTKERVRQIEAKILKKLRTPRRRWSLREFN